A window of Citrus sinensis cultivar Valencia sweet orange chromosome 7, DVS_A1.0, whole genome shotgun sequence contains these coding sequences:
- the LOC102610313 gene encoding GDSL esterase/lipase At1g29670-like, giving the protein MTRGRKQWHLMVMILNFHFRWVNGAEQVPCYFIFGDSLFDSGNNNALPTKAKANYPPYGIDFPGGPTGRFSNGLNMADVIAQLLGFGGFIPSYASARGDDILKGVNYASGGGGILNETARNNLGFVWSMNHQLLNHQRTVSRIRRVLKRDRKSTAKYLSKCIYTVGMGNNDYINNYLLPQFYTTSHVYTPEQYATVLVRQYSRQLKILYKLGARKIAVFGLGLVGCTPGSVAIYGTSNSSMCVDSINMAVQIFNKKLIPLVDELNNNLQDAKFIYVDIFNISSTPTPGNSAINTPCCEVGNLTMNEGVSTCTPFGTSCPNRGEHVFWDTTHPTEVANAVLAGRSYSAQLPSDTYPIDIRRLAQL; this is encoded by the exons atgACAAGAGGGCGTAAACAGTGGCATCTGATGGTAATGATTTTGAACTTTCACTTCAGATGGGTTAATGGAGCAGAGCAAGTGCCATGTTACTTCATTTTTGGAGATTCATTATTTGATAGTGGCAATAATAATGCTCTTCCAACAAAGGCTAAAGCAAATTACCCTCCATATGGAATTGATTTTCCTGGAGGTCCAACTGGAAGATTTTCGAATGGTCTAAACATGGCAGATGTTATAg CTCAACTTCTAGGGTTTGGCGGTTTCATTCCATCTTATGCAAGTGCAAGAGGTGACGACATTCTCAAAGGTGTAAATTATGCCTCCGGAGGAGGGGGAATTCTAAATGAAACTGCACGAAACAACCTA GGATTCGTGTGGAGTATGAACCACCAGTTACTAAATCACCAAAGAACAGTATCGCGGATTAGGAGAGTACTAAAAAGAGACAGAAAATCAACTGCAAAATATCTGAGCAAATGCATATACACAGTTGGAATGGGCAACAACGACTacattaacaattatttgttGCCTCAGTTTTATACTACGAGTCACGTTTATACACCAGAGCAATATGCAACCGTTCTTGTTCGACAATATTCTCGGCAATTAAAG attttgtacaaattgggAGCAAGGAAGATAGCAGTATTCGGATTAGGTCTCGTCGGCTGTACTCCAGGCAGTGTTGCCATATATGGAACCAGTAATAGTTCAATGTGTGTAGATTCCATAAACATGGCAGTCCAGATTTTCAATAAGAAGCTCATACCACTTGTAGATGAACTCAACAACAATCTCCAGGATGCCAAGTTTATCTATGTGGACATTTTCAATATATCTTCTACTCCAACACCTG GAAATTCGGCGATTAACACTCCTTGCTGTGAAGTAGGGAATTTAACGATGAATGAAGGTGTTTCAACCTGCACTCCTTTCGGCACTTCATGTCCAAATAGAGGTGAGCACGTATTCTGGGATACAACGCATCCGACTGAAGTTGCCAATGCTGTTCTTGCTGGAAGATCATACAGTGCTCAACTTCCTTCTGATACTTACCCGATTGATATTCGTCGCCTTGCTCAACTCTAG